The following proteins are co-located in the Carassius gibelio isolate Cgi1373 ecotype wild population from Czech Republic chromosome A21, carGib1.2-hapl.c, whole genome shotgun sequence genome:
- the LOC127942336 gene encoding titin isoform X7: protein MKAPPPTTPPTYILREDTPHKATPLEEGPVHAHIESKDPHTHNHQPKHPRQNMISVEKERKCHGGIKKQLIEALPTPPPVEDSGKGEEISARKEKIPGKDEVTEEDSVRPVSESAESIQELVKPISALIVIPHEPMHKPLETIVNPHEPMHKRHEPHEPIVKLHEPGHKTYEPMVNPHEPIVKPHEPVHKPHEPVVHHQEAVHKPHEPVVHHQEAVHKPHEPVGSPHEPRVISHDPIVNPQDPIVNYHWPVVHHHESVLKPHEPIVNSHELMHKPHDPIVNPHGPLHKPHDPIVHHHEAMHKPHDPEKPHDPIVKTHEPLHKPHGSIVKPHEPTVHPHEAMHKPHEPIVHHHEEVHKPHEPTEYHQETKHKPHEPTEYHQEAMHKPHDPIVHHHEGMHKPHEPVVKPHEPEVHHQESMHKPNQPIVHHHEAMHKPHETAVHHHEEVHKPHEPTEYHQETKHKPHEPTEYHHEGMHKPHEPVVKPHEPEIHHQESMHKPNQPIVHHHEAMHKPHEPTVHHHEAMHKPHEPIVHHHEAMHKPHEPIVHHHETMHKPHEPIVHHHEAMHKPHEPAVHHHEAMHKPHEPIVHHHEAMHKPHEPIVHHHEAMHKPHEPIVHHHDEIYKPHDPIVHHHEAMHKPHEPIVHHHEAMHKPHEPIVHHHEAMHKPHEPIVHHHEAMHKPHEPIVHHHDEIYKPHDPIVHHHEAMHKPHEPTVKPHKSILESHGHIPTQPKRESHVLVPESVDTMHGSVMHMPHETVSKHHISGPRHVDRKPEPEKPKESEEGKTNEGEEDRSHKHTAVEVLLLACLDPHKQSNEHGKGEGEVKPIHKWEREDEENKRALLKFLLSGGQQTVQLKGIIYDDFKDCECNGHSNRCSYIDFLNIVTCVSCKHNTRGQNCEHCRMGFYKNTSAEPDDENVCIECNCNTMGSLHDRCNGTGFCQCKEGTNGVKCDECLSGYYWKQGCFPNVCDDELLLCQNGGTCVQNQRCSCTPDFKGVLCQQSRCDGGKKCNDASALTLSLALLLCPLLATLLGSTAS, encoded by the exons ATGAAAGCCCCGCCCCCTACCACACCCCCTACTTACATTCTCAGAGAGGACACACCCCACAAAGCTACACCCCTGGAGGAGGGGCCTGTTCATGCACATATTGAAAGCAAAG ACCCTCACACACATAATCATCAACCGAAGCATCCACGACAAAACATGATTTCTGTTGAAAAAGAGAGGAAATGCCATGGAGGAATTAAGAAACAGTTAATCGAAG CATTACCTACACCACCTCCAGTGGAGGATTCTGGGAAGGGTGAAGAGATTTCTGCGAGGAAAGAGAAGATTCCTGGGAAGGATGAAGTAACTGAAGAAGACTCTGTTAGGCCAGTGTCAGAATCTGCTGAGTCAATTCAAGAGCTTGTCAAGCCAATATCAGCGCTAATAGTAATTCCTCATGAGCCCATGCATAAACCACTCGAGACAATAGTGAATCCCCATGAGCCAATGCATAAACGTCATGAGCCACATGAGCCAATAGTGAAACTTCATGAGCCAGGGCATAAAACTTATGAGCCAATGGTGAATCCTCATGAACCAATAGTTAAACCCCATGAGCCAGTGCATAAACCTCATGAACCAGTAGTACATCATCAAGAGGCAGTGCATAAACCTCATGAACCAGTAGTACATCATCAAGAGGCAGTGCATAAACCTCATGAACCAGTAGGGAGTCCTCATGAGCCAAGAGTGATCAGTCATGATCCAATAGTGAATCCTCAAGATCCAATAGTGAATTATCATTGGCCAGTAGTACATCATCATGAGTCAGTGCTTAAACCCCATGAGCCAATAGTGAATTCACATGAGTTGATGCATAAACCTCATGACCCAATAGTGAATCCTCATGGGCCACTGCATAAACCTCATGACCCAATAGTACATCATCATGAGGCAATGCATAAACCTCATGACCCAGAGAAACCTCATGATCCAATAGTGAAAACTCATGAGCCATTGCATAAACCTCATGGATCAATAGTGAAACCCCATGAGCCAACAGTACATCCTCATGAGGCAATGCATAAACCTCATGAACCAATAGTACATCATCATGAGGAAGTGCATAAACCTCATGAACCAACTGAATATCATCAAGAGACAAAGCATAAACCTCATGAACCAACTGAATATCATCAAGAGGCAATGCATAAACCTCATGATCCAATAGTACATCATCATGAGGGAATGCATAAACCTCATGAGCCTGTAGTGAAACCTCATGAGCCAGAAGTACATCATCAAGAGTCAATGCATAAACCTAATCAACCAATAGTACATCATCATGAGGCAATGCATAAACCTCATGAGACAGCAGTACATCATCATGAGGAAGTGCATAAACCTCATGAACCAACTGAATATCATCAAGAGACAAAGCATAAACCTCATGAACCAACTGAATATCATCATGAGGGAATGCATAAACCTCATGAGCCTGTAGTGAAACCTCATGAGCCAGAAATACATCATCAAGAGTCAATGCATAAACCTAATCAACCAATAGTACATCATCATGAGGCAATGCACAAACCTCATGAACCAACAGTACATCATCATGAGGCAATGCACAAACCTCATGAACCAATAGTACATCATCATGAGGCAATGCACAAACCTCATGAACCAATAGTACATCATCATGAGACAATGCATAAACCTCATGAACCAATAGTACATCATCATGAGGCAATGCATAAACCTCATGAGCCAGCAGTTCATCATCATGAGGCAATGCATAAACCTCATGAACCAATAGTACATCATCATGAGGCAATGCACAAACCTCATGAACCAATAGTACATCATCATGAGGCAATGCACAAACCTCATGAACCAATAGTACATCATCATGACGAAATTTATAAACCTCATGACCCAATAGTACATCATCATGAGGCAATGCACAAAC CTCATGAACCAATAGTACATCATCATGAGGCAATGCATAAAC CTCATGAACCAATAGTACATCATCATGAGGCAATGCACAAACCTCATGAACCAATAGTACATCATCATGAGGCAATGCACAAACCTCATGAACCAATAGTACATCATCATGACGAAATTTATAAACCTCATGACCCAATAGTACATCATCATGAGGCAATGCATAAACCTCATGAGCCAACAGTGAAACCTCATAAATCAATATTAGAATCTCATGGACACATACCGACTCAGCCAAAAAGGGAGTCTCATGTACTAGTGCCAGAGTCTGTTGATACAATGCATGGATCTGTGATGCACATGCCACATGAAACAGTATCAAAGCATCATATCTCAGGACCAAGACATGTAGATCGAAAGCCAGAACCAGAGAAACCAAAAGAGTCAGAAGAAGGAAAGACAAACGAAGGGGAGGAGGATAGGTCTCATAAACACACAGCTGTTGAAG TCCTTCTCCTTGCCTGTCTAGATCCACACAAGCAGTCAAACGAGCATGGTAAAGGAGAGGGTGAAGTAAAACCCATCCATAAATGGGAGAGAGAAGATGAAGAGAATAAAAGAG CTCTTCTGAAGTTCTTACTATCTGGAGGGCAACAGACCGTACAGCTAAAAGGCATCATATATGATGACTTTAAag ATTGTGAATGTAATGGACACTCGAATCGCTGCAGTTACATCGACTTCCTGAACATAGTGACGTGCGTGAGCTGCAAACACAACACGCGTGGTCAGAACTGTGAACACTGTCGCATGGGCTTCTACAAAAACACGTCTGCAGAACCCGATGACGAGAATGTGTGCATCG aGTGTAACTGTAATACGATGGGCTCATTGCACGACCGCTGTAATGGTACCGGCTTCTGTCAGTGTAAAGAAGGCACTAACGGAGTCAAATGTGATGAATGTCTCTCCGGTTACTATTGGAAACAGGGTTGTTTCC
- the LOC127942336 gene encoding titin isoform X11: MKAPPPTTPPTYILREDTPHKATPLEEGPVHAHIESKDPHTHNHQPKHPRQNMISVEKERKCHGGIKKQLIEALPTPPPVEDSGKGEEISARKEKIPGKDEVTEEDSVRPVSESAESIQELVKPISALIVIPHEPMHKPLETIVNPHEPMHKRHEPHEPIVKLHEPGHKTYEPMVNPHEPIVKPHEPVHKPHEPVVHHQEAVHKPHEPVVHHQEAVHKPHEPVGSPHEPRVISHDPIVNPQDPIVNYHWPVVHHHESVLKPHEPIVNSHELMHKPHDPIVNPHGPLHKPHDPIVHHHEAMHKPHDPEKPHDPIVKTHEPLHKPHGSIVKPHEPTVHPHEAMHKPHEPIVHHHEEVHKPHEPTEYHQETKHKPHEPTEYHQEAMHKPHDPIVHHHEGMHKPHEPVVKPHEPEVHHQESMHKPNQPIVHHHEAMHKPHETAVHHHEEVHKPHEPTEYHQETKHKPHEPTEYHHEGMHKPHEPVVKPHEPEIHHQESMHKPNQPIVHHHEAMHKPHEPTVHHHEAMHKPHEPIVHHHEAMHKPHEPIVHHHETMHKPHEPIVHHHEAMHKPHEPAVHHHEAMHKPHEPIVHHHEAMHKPHEPIVHHHEAMHKPHEPIVHHHDEIYKPHDPIVHHHEAMHKPHEPIVHHHETMHKPHEPIVHHHEAMHKPHEPTVKPHKSILESHGHIPTQPKRESHVLVPESVDTMHGSVMHMPHETVSKHHISGPRHVDRKPEPEKPKESEEGKTNEGEEDRSHKHTAVEVLLLACLDPHKQSNEHGKGEGEVKPIHKWEREDEENKRALLKFLLSGGQQTVQLKGIIYDDFKDCECNGHSNRCSYIDFLNIVTCVSCKHNTRGQNCEHCRMGFYKNTSAEPDDENVCIECNCNTMGSLHDRCNGTGFCQCKEGTNGVKCDECLSGYYWKQGCFPNVCDDELLLCQNGGTCVQNQRCSCTPDFKGVLCQQSRCDGGKKCNDASALTLSLALLLCPLLATLLGSTAS; this comes from the exons ATGAAAGCCCCGCCCCCTACCACACCCCCTACTTACATTCTCAGAGAGGACACACCCCACAAAGCTACACCCCTGGAGGAGGGGCCTGTTCATGCACATATTGAAAGCAAAG ACCCTCACACACATAATCATCAACCGAAGCATCCACGACAAAACATGATTTCTGTTGAAAAAGAGAGGAAATGCCATGGAGGAATTAAGAAACAGTTAATCGAAG CATTACCTACACCACCTCCAGTGGAGGATTCTGGGAAGGGTGAAGAGATTTCTGCGAGGAAAGAGAAGATTCCTGGGAAGGATGAAGTAACTGAAGAAGACTCTGTTAGGCCAGTGTCAGAATCTGCTGAGTCAATTCAAGAGCTTGTCAAGCCAATATCAGCGCTAATAGTAATTCCTCATGAGCCCATGCATAAACCACTCGAGACAATAGTGAATCCCCATGAGCCAATGCATAAACGTCATGAGCCACATGAGCCAATAGTGAAACTTCATGAGCCAGGGCATAAAACTTATGAGCCAATGGTGAATCCTCATGAACCAATAGTTAAACCCCATGAGCCAGTGCATAAACCTCATGAACCAGTAGTACATCATCAAGAGGCAGTGCATAAACCTCATGAACCAGTAGTACATCATCAAGAGGCAGTGCATAAACCTCATGAACCAGTAGGGAGTCCTCATGAGCCAAGAGTGATCAGTCATGATCCAATAGTGAATCCTCAAGATCCAATAGTGAATTATCATTGGCCAGTAGTACATCATCATGAGTCAGTGCTTAAACCCCATGAGCCAATAGTGAATTCACATGAGTTGATGCATAAACCTCATGACCCAATAGTGAATCCTCATGGGCCACTGCATAAACCTCATGACCCAATAGTACATCATCATGAGGCAATGCATAAACCTCATGACCCAGAGAAACCTCATGATCCAATAGTGAAAACTCATGAGCCATTGCATAAACCTCATGGATCAATAGTGAAACCCCATGAGCCAACAGTACATCCTCATGAGGCAATGCATAAACCTCATGAACCAATAGTACATCATCATGAGGAAGTGCATAAACCTCATGAACCAACTGAATATCATCAAGAGACAAAGCATAAACCTCATGAACCAACTGAATATCATCAAGAGGCAATGCATAAACCTCATGATCCAATAGTACATCATCATGAGGGAATGCATAAACCTCATGAGCCTGTAGTGAAACCTCATGAGCCAGAAGTACATCATCAAGAGTCAATGCATAAACCTAATCAACCAATAGTACATCATCATGAGGCAATGCATAAACCTCATGAGACAGCAGTACATCATCATGAGGAAGTGCATAAACCTCATGAACCAACTGAATATCATCAAGAGACAAAGCATAAACCTCATGAACCAACTGAATATCATCATGAGGGAATGCATAAACCTCATGAGCCTGTAGTGAAACCTCATGAGCCAGAAATACATCATCAAGAGTCAATGCATAAACCTAATCAACCAATAGTACATCATCATGAGGCAATGCACAAACCTCATGAACCAACAGTACATCATCATGAGGCAATGCACAAACCTCATGAACCAATAGTACATCATCATGAGGCAATGCACAAACCTCATGAACCAATAGTACATCATCATGAGACAATGCATAAACCTCATGAACCAATAGTACATCATCATGAGGCAATGCATAAACCTCATGAGCCAGCAGTTCATCATCATGAGGCAATGCATAAACCTCATGAACCAATAGTACATCATCATGAGGCAATGCACAAACCTCATGAACCAATAGTACATCATCATGAGGCAATGCACAAACCTCATGAACCAATAGTACATCATCATGACGAAATTTATAAACCTCATGACCCAATAGTACATCATCATGAGGCAATGCACAAACCTCATGAACCAATAGTACATCATCATGAGACAATGCATAAACCTCATGAACCAATAGTACATCATCATGAGGCAATGCATAAAC CTCATGAGCCAACAGTGAAACCTCATAAATCAATATTAGAATCTCATGGACACATACCGACTCAGCCAAAAAGGGAGTCTCATGTACTAGTGCCAGAGTCTGTTGATACAATGCATGGATCTGTGATGCACATGCCACATGAAACAGTATCAAAGCATCATATCTCAGGACCAAGACATGTAGATCGAAAGCCAGAACCAGAGAAACCAAAAGAGTCAGAAGAAGGAAAGACAAACGAAGGGGAGGAGGATAGGTCTCATAAACACACAGCTGTTGAAG TCCTTCTCCTTGCCTGTCTAGATCCACACAAGCAGTCAAACGAGCATGGTAAAGGAGAGGGTGAAGTAAAACCCATCCATAAATGGGAGAGAGAAGATGAAGAGAATAAAAGAG CTCTTCTGAAGTTCTTACTATCTGGAGGGCAACAGACCGTACAGCTAAAAGGCATCATATATGATGACTTTAAag ATTGTGAATGTAATGGACACTCGAATCGCTGCAGTTACATCGACTTCCTGAACATAGTGACGTGCGTGAGCTGCAAACACAACACGCGTGGTCAGAACTGTGAACACTGTCGCATGGGCTTCTACAAAAACACGTCTGCAGAACCCGATGACGAGAATGTGTGCATCG aGTGTAACTGTAATACGATGGGCTCATTGCACGACCGCTGTAATGGTACCGGCTTCTGTCAGTGTAAAGAAGGCACTAACGGAGTCAAATGTGATGAATGTCTCTCCGGTTACTATTGGAAACAGGGTTGTTTCC
- the LOC127942336 gene encoding titin isoform X9 — MKAPPPTTPPTYILREDTPHKATPLEEGPVHAHIESKDPHTHNHQPKHPRQNMISVEKERKCHGGIKKQLIEALPTPPPVEDSGKGEEISARKEKIPGKDEVTEEDSVRPVSESAESIQELVKPISALIVIPHEPMHKPLETIVNPHEPMHKRHEPHEPIVKLHEPGHKTYEPMVNPHEPIVKPHEPVHKPHEPVVHHQEAVHKPHEPVVHHQEAVHKPHEPVGSPHEPRVISHDPIVNPQDPIVNYHWPVVHHHESVLKPHEPIVNSHELMHKPHDPIVNPHGPLHKPHDPIVHHHEAMHKPHDPEKPHDPIVKTHEPLHKPHGSIVKPHEPTVHPHEAMHKPHEPIVHHHEEVHKPHEPTEYHQETKHKPHEPTEYHQEAMHKPHDPIVHHHEGMHKPHEPVVKPHEPEVHHQESMHKPNQPIVHHHEAMHKPHETAVHHHEEVHKPHEPTEYHQETKHKPHEPTEYHHEGMHKPHEPVVKPHEPEIHHQESMHKPNQPIVHHHEAMHKPHEPTVHHHEAMHKPHEPIVHHHEAMHKPHEPIVHHHETMHKPHEPIVHHHEAMHKPHEPAVHHHEAMHKPHEPIVHHHEAMHKPHEPIVHHHEAMHKPHEPIVHHHDEIYKPHDPIVHHHEAMHKPHEPIVHHHETMHKPHEPIVHHHEAMHKPHEPAVHHHEAMHKPHEPIVHHHEAMHKPHEPTVKPHKSILESHGHIPTQPKRESHVLVPESVDTMHGSVMHMPHETVSKHHISGPRHVDRKPEPEKPKESEEGKTNEGEEDRSHKHTAVEVLLLACLDPHKQSNEHGKGEGEVKPIHKWEREDEENKRALLKFLLSGGQQTVQLKGIIYDDFKDCECNGHSNRCSYIDFLNIVTCVSCKHNTRGQNCEHCRMGFYKNTSAEPDDENVCIECNCNTMGSLHDRCNGTGFCQCKEGTNGVKCDECLSGYYWKQGCFPNVCDDELLLCQNGGTCVQNQRCSCTPDFKGVLCQQSRCDGGKKCNDASALTLSLALLLCPLLATLLGSTAS, encoded by the exons ATGAAAGCCCCGCCCCCTACCACACCCCCTACTTACATTCTCAGAGAGGACACACCCCACAAAGCTACACCCCTGGAGGAGGGGCCTGTTCATGCACATATTGAAAGCAAAG ACCCTCACACACATAATCATCAACCGAAGCATCCACGACAAAACATGATTTCTGTTGAAAAAGAGAGGAAATGCCATGGAGGAATTAAGAAACAGTTAATCGAAG CATTACCTACACCACCTCCAGTGGAGGATTCTGGGAAGGGTGAAGAGATTTCTGCGAGGAAAGAGAAGATTCCTGGGAAGGATGAAGTAACTGAAGAAGACTCTGTTAGGCCAGTGTCAGAATCTGCTGAGTCAATTCAAGAGCTTGTCAAGCCAATATCAGCGCTAATAGTAATTCCTCATGAGCCCATGCATAAACCACTCGAGACAATAGTGAATCCCCATGAGCCAATGCATAAACGTCATGAGCCACATGAGCCAATAGTGAAACTTCATGAGCCAGGGCATAAAACTTATGAGCCAATGGTGAATCCTCATGAACCAATAGTTAAACCCCATGAGCCAGTGCATAAACCTCATGAACCAGTAGTACATCATCAAGAGGCAGTGCATAAACCTCATGAACCAGTAGTACATCATCAAGAGGCAGTGCATAAACCTCATGAACCAGTAGGGAGTCCTCATGAGCCAAGAGTGATCAGTCATGATCCAATAGTGAATCCTCAAGATCCAATAGTGAATTATCATTGGCCAGTAGTACATCATCATGAGTCAGTGCTTAAACCCCATGAGCCAATAGTGAATTCACATGAGTTGATGCATAAACCTCATGACCCAATAGTGAATCCTCATGGGCCACTGCATAAACCTCATGACCCAATAGTACATCATCATGAGGCAATGCATAAACCTCATGACCCAGAGAAACCTCATGATCCAATAGTGAAAACTCATGAGCCATTGCATAAACCTCATGGATCAATAGTGAAACCCCATGAGCCAACAGTACATCCTCATGAGGCAATGCATAAACCTCATGAACCAATAGTACATCATCATGAGGAAGTGCATAAACCTCATGAACCAACTGAATATCATCAAGAGACAAAGCATAAACCTCATGAACCAACTGAATATCATCAAGAGGCAATGCATAAACCTCATGATCCAATAGTACATCATCATGAGGGAATGCATAAACCTCATGAGCCTGTAGTGAAACCTCATGAGCCAGAAGTACATCATCAAGAGTCAATGCATAAACCTAATCAACCAATAGTACATCATCATGAGGCAATGCATAAACCTCATGAGACAGCAGTACATCATCATGAGGAAGTGCATAAACCTCATGAACCAACTGAATATCATCAAGAGACAAAGCATAAACCTCATGAACCAACTGAATATCATCATGAGGGAATGCATAAACCTCATGAGCCTGTAGTGAAACCTCATGAGCCAGAAATACATCATCAAGAGTCAATGCATAAACCTAATCAACCAATAGTACATCATCATGAGGCAATGCACAAACCTCATGAACCAACAGTACATCATCATGAGGCAATGCACAAACCTCATGAACCAATAGTACATCATCATGAGGCAATGCACAAACCTCATGAACCAATAGTACATCATCATGAGACAATGCATAAACCTCATGAACCAATAGTACATCATCATGAGGCAATGCATAAACCTCATGAGCCAGCAGTTCATCATCATGAGGCAATGCATAAACCTCATGAACCAATAGTACATCATCATGAGGCAATGCACAAACCTCATGAACCAATAGTACATCATCATGAGGCAATGCACAAACCTCATGAACCAATAGTACATCATCATGACGAAATTTATAAACCTCATGACCCAATAGTACATCATCATGAGGCAATGCACAAACCTCATGAACCAATAGTACATCATCATGAGACAATGCATAAACCTCATGAACCAATAGTACATCATCATGAGGCAATGCATAAACCTCATGAGCCAGCAGTTCATCATCATGAGGCAATGCATAAACCTCATGAACCAATAGTACATCATCATGAGGCAATGCACAAAC CTCATGAGCCAACAGTGAAACCTCATAAATCAATATTAGAATCTCATGGACACATACCGACTCAGCCAAAAAGGGAGTCTCATGTACTAGTGCCAGAGTCTGTTGATACAATGCATGGATCTGTGATGCACATGCCACATGAAACAGTATCAAAGCATCATATCTCAGGACCAAGACATGTAGATCGAAAGCCAGAACCAGAGAAACCAAAAGAGTCAGAAGAAGGAAAGACAAACGAAGGGGAGGAGGATAGGTCTCATAAACACACAGCTGTTGAAG TCCTTCTCCTTGCCTGTCTAGATCCACACAAGCAGTCAAACGAGCATGGTAAAGGAGAGGGTGAAGTAAAACCCATCCATAAATGGGAGAGAGAAGATGAAGAGAATAAAAGAG CTCTTCTGAAGTTCTTACTATCTGGAGGGCAACAGACCGTACAGCTAAAAGGCATCATATATGATGACTTTAAag ATTGTGAATGTAATGGACACTCGAATCGCTGCAGTTACATCGACTTCCTGAACATAGTGACGTGCGTGAGCTGCAAACACAACACGCGTGGTCAGAACTGTGAACACTGTCGCATGGGCTTCTACAAAAACACGTCTGCAGAACCCGATGACGAGAATGTGTGCATCG aGTGTAACTGTAATACGATGGGCTCATTGCACGACCGCTGTAATGGTACCGGCTTCTGTCAGTGTAAAGAAGGCACTAACGGAGTCAAATGTGATGAATGTCTCTCCGGTTACTATTGGAAACAGGGTTGTTTCC